A part of Providencia sp. PROV188 genomic DNA contains:
- the traD gene encoding type IV conjugative transfer system coupling protein TraD, producing the protein MSSTKHITQGGQVFSYMLGMFMQVNKRISFWLILFFLLIFPVIFYFKVPIQEMKNGGLYWWLYFMSGGEQALYRVPPIYDVSFDGQLYRFTSEAILKDDYMIYAGNIVLQELGLSVLWAIIFVIGLAFIVYRFLHRLGQRQAHNDVIGGRTLTDDVKAVRNMLHARREASPITFDGLPLKLNSEVQNILMHGTPGSGKSNAINKLLIQLRKRGDMVIVFDKGCSLVKKHYNENIDKLLNPLDDRCENWDLWRECLTTPDFDSMANTLIPQSTSEDPFWTGSARTIFTAVAAKLGGDSNRSYNKLLRTLLAIDLKTLRAYVAGTEASNLMEEKVEKTAISIRGVLTNYVKALRYLQGIERNGKQPFAIREWMKSVNEKKERHGWLWITSNARQHESLKPLISMWLAQAANCLLEMGENPERRVWFIYDELASLHKLPELPQVLSEARKFGGCFTLGFQNKPQLDYTYGRDYADAMMDLLNTRFFFRSPDESVAKWVRDQLGQERIRRFNEQYSYGKETVRDGVSFSKQQEDSDLVNYSDVQSLPDLTCYLTLPGQYPVVRQAMSYEKIKPVAAEFTPRNINDSLDQEIETEIELRLKHDTLPANVGRFIDGLISGKPVDIPTEVSATTTVENAVLNDRMPEELLPAMPSVSDTSSPKVDSSETQTDPLTNINSTSGREVVMEGLTVNTETGEVLGAAVESEENPQDLYESYTRMRQEEKEILGDPHVKNVSSSPDLEREHDNGWGKW; encoded by the coding sequence ATGAGTTCAACCAAGCATATTACGCAGGGTGGGCAGGTCTTTAGCTATATGCTGGGCATGTTCATGCAAGTGAATAAGCGAATATCCTTTTGGCTTATTCTATTCTTCTTACTTATTTTCCCTGTTATTTTTTATTTTAAAGTTCCCATTCAAGAAATGAAAAATGGGGGATTATATTGGTGGCTCTATTTTATGTCTGGCGGGGAACAAGCCCTTTATCGTGTGCCACCTATTTATGACGTCAGTTTTGATGGACAACTCTATCGTTTTACCTCCGAGGCCATTCTCAAAGACGATTACATGATCTATGCCGGGAATATTGTCTTACAAGAATTGGGCTTATCTGTTTTATGGGCCATTATTTTCGTCATTGGTTTGGCGTTTATTGTCTACCGTTTTTTACATCGTTTGGGGCAGCGCCAAGCTCATAATGATGTTATCGGCGGGCGAACCCTGACCGACGATGTTAAAGCGGTCCGAAATATGCTGCATGCCCGACGCGAAGCTTCGCCGATCACGTTTGATGGATTACCACTGAAACTGAACAGTGAAGTGCAAAATATCTTAATGCACGGCACACCCGGTTCAGGAAAATCCAATGCCATTAATAAGCTGTTAATTCAACTGCGTAAACGCGGTGACATGGTGATTGTGTTTGATAAAGGTTGTTCGTTGGTCAAAAAGCACTACAACGAAAATATCGACAAATTGCTCAATCCCCTGGATGACCGCTGTGAAAATTGGGATCTGTGGCGTGAATGCTTAACGACACCCGATTTTGACAGTATGGCGAATACACTCATCCCTCAAAGCACCTCCGAAGATCCCTTCTGGACTGGGTCTGCGCGAACCATTTTTACCGCCGTCGCCGCTAAGTTAGGGGGGGATTCGAATCGCAGTTATAACAAATTATTACGGACTTTATTAGCCATTGATTTAAAAACGTTACGTGCGTATGTGGCAGGCACGGAAGCCAGTAACTTGATGGAAGAGAAGGTCGAGAAAACCGCCATTTCTATCCGAGGTGTGTTGACGAACTACGTCAAAGCCCTGCGCTACCTTCAAGGGATTGAACGTAATGGCAAACAACCGTTTGCTATCCGTGAGTGGATGAAAAGTGTTAATGAGAAAAAAGAACGTCACGGGTGGCTGTGGATCACCAGTAATGCCCGTCAACATGAATCCTTAAAACCGCTGATTTCCATGTGGTTAGCCCAAGCCGCTAACTGTCTATTAGAAATGGGGGAAAACCCAGAGCGGCGAGTGTGGTTCATTTATGACGAGCTGGCCTCTTTGCATAAGTTGCCGGAGTTACCGCAAGTATTGTCAGAGGCCCGTAAGTTTGGTGGGTGTTTTACGCTGGGTTTTCAGAATAAACCGCAGTTGGACTACACCTACGGTCGGGATTATGCCGATGCCATGATGGATTTGCTCAATACCCGTTTTTTCTTTCGTTCACCGGATGAAAGTGTCGCGAAATGGGTGCGAGATCAACTCGGGCAAGAGCGGATCAGGCGATTTAATGAGCAATACAGCTACGGCAAAGAGACGGTGCGGGATGGGGTCTCGTTCAGTAAACAACAAGAAGACAGTGACTTAGTTAACTACTCAGATGTTCAGTCTTTACCCGATCTGACGTGTTATTTGACATTACCCGGTCAATACCCCGTTGTCAGGCAAGCCATGAGTTATGAAAAAATTAAGCCAGTCGCCGCTGAATTTACTCCGCGTAACATCAATGACAGTTTAGACCAAGAAATTGAAACGGAAATTGAGTTGCGACTGAAGCACGACACTTTACCCGCCAATGTGGGACGTTTTATTGATGGTCTCATTAGCGGCAAACCCGTTGACATTCCTACCGAAGTGAGTGCTACCACGACGGTAGAAAATGCGGTGTTGAACGACAGGATGCCTGAAGAGCTTTTACCCGCCATGCCCTCAGTCTCAGACACGTCATCGCCCAAAGTGGACTCCAGCGAGACACAAACCGATCCATTGACCAATATAAATAGCACGAGTGGTAGAGAGGTGGTGATGGAGGGACTCACTGTGAATACTGAAACGGGTGAGGTTTTAGGTGCCGCCGTCGAATCAGAAGAAAACCCCCAAGACCTGTATGAAAGCTATACGCGCATGCGACAGGAAGAAAAGGAAATTTTGGGGGATCCCCATGTAAAAAATGTGAGTTCTTCACCTGATTTAGAGCGTGAACACGATAACGGTTGGGGGAAATGGTAA
- a CDS encoding TraR/DksA C4-type zinc finger protein, translated as MADEIDISQAESDFLLSLRLSQRAQYQGQSAEACMECGERIPLARRIALPGVKHCVGCIERQELSRTK; from the coding sequence ATGGCTGATGAAATTGATATCTCTCAAGCTGAGAGTGATTTTTTGCTGTCTTTACGACTGAGTCAACGTGCTCAGTATCAAGGTCAAAGTGCTGAGGCCTGTATGGAATGTGGTGAGCGTATTCCACTTGCTCGACGAATTGCACTACCAGGTGTGAAACACTGTGTTGGCTGTATTGAACGACAAGAGCTGTCTCGCACAAAATAA
- the traG gene encoding conjugal transfer mating-pair stabilization protein TraG, translating to MATIDTVYVLGGGEYMMNVFNGVAALIGSDSWTSMYRIALTLSGVAVLVSFMKAHDPKELLKFVAMMVLMSSILLVPKHTVHIIDRANPTGVYLVDNVPVGLAVPARFITSIGTSLTEAYETVFHTPDALTYSKTGMLFGADLVGNVSDILSVDGDLAELMGLYTKNCVIGDILINHKYSFQELMNSRDPYTLIFQKPSPLRGIIVPNGNSAAVGANGAAQSGFWTCEDMARRVLMPKLNLDTTTGGKTWNYTVKQIFGGRPDANVLYASMLGDSYNFYYQGGETASQLMRSSVVMNALKQGISGYSAQSGDTASLVNLASTSSYNKMRLSWATSSQVAVAFVPILNTILLSLVIALFPIFILLAVIHTLTGRMLFNYIMSIIYLQSWPPMFAILNYATSFYLRGKTGGMDFNLANQASIQQMHSDIGLIAGWLSISIPFIALAIVKGLGPAIAQAGNYLGTAINSSATATSSQAADGNWSFNNMQTGNVSGNKWDTNASFRDGQMTRQLSSGATSTLTSNGQEVVDTSGAMSRMAVSIKGSDAMVSSLQQSARHAKATAAASMSAYQSSVNSAWNQASQFSKQYGNSATDSTTTDSGVSSSQTEGFKKLINATETRAKNDNISNEEAFSKLVSENLDVSSTIGGKAEGGFSLPVIGGAQAYTDGNTRDTDSTQSSVQERGARHKDARSEASSQTTRDFNEALDMINNSKLSEGTNRHDNQANSEVEQFGATLNIAKNQYEQYSRSTTESQEYSDMASFAQNNSAQIDRNLDQEFASYVRQKAPSDADEILGNTSDMRVAKERDALAQSFVKERLLPQLESDYAQNREKIDAKDASMSTGHIPSSSDLISEYQSNDNRIKTMSTDADIKHDTAQTVQSKEALNKENIANIKDKIEKGKNDVNQRRDDLENNYHDEIRKQETKMIEEQDKKKKAGLMVDDSPVEKKPGSNGIMDPNDYYKKNSD from the coding sequence ATGGCCACCATTGATACAGTGTATGTCTTGGGCGGCGGTGAATACATGATGAATGTGTTCAATGGTGTTGCTGCCCTCATCGGTTCAGATAGTTGGACTTCTATGTACCGCATTGCGTTGACCTTATCCGGTGTTGCGGTGTTGGTCTCCTTTATGAAAGCTCATGACCCCAAAGAGTTACTCAAATTTGTGGCGATGATGGTGTTGATGTCGAGTATTTTATTGGTGCCAAAACACACGGTACATATTATTGACCGCGCCAATCCGACCGGAGTGTATTTGGTGGATAATGTCCCTGTGGGGTTGGCTGTACCTGCACGGTTTATTACGTCCATCGGCACCAGTTTAACGGAGGCGTATGAAACGGTATTTCATACGCCGGATGCCCTGACCTACAGTAAAACAGGAATGCTATTTGGTGCGGATTTGGTGGGGAACGTCAGCGATATTCTGTCCGTGGATGGCGATTTGGCTGAGTTGATGGGGCTTTACACCAAAAACTGCGTGATAGGCGATATTTTAATTAATCATAAGTATTCCTTCCAAGAGCTGATGAACAGCCGTGACCCCTATACCTTGATTTTTCAAAAGCCCAGCCCGCTTCGCGGCATTATTGTACCCAATGGTAACAGTGCGGCAGTGGGCGCCAATGGCGCAGCGCAAAGCGGTTTTTGGACCTGCGAGGATATGGCGCGGCGTGTCTTGATGCCGAAGCTGAATTTAGACACCACCACGGGCGGAAAAACCTGGAATTATACGGTAAAACAAATCTTTGGTGGCCGACCGGATGCGAATGTGCTGTATGCGTCGATGTTGGGAGACAGCTACAACTTTTATTACCAGGGCGGTGAAACTGCGAGTCAACTCATGCGTTCTTCTGTGGTAATGAATGCGCTAAAACAAGGTATCAGTGGCTACAGTGCGCAAAGTGGGGATACGGCCAGTTTGGTGAATTTGGCGTCAACATCATCGTACAACAAAATGCGGCTCAGTTGGGCGACGTCATCACAGGTCGCGGTGGCGTTTGTGCCAATACTCAACACCATTTTATTATCGTTGGTCATTGCGCTATTCCCTATTTTTATCTTATTGGCTGTCATTCATACGCTAACAGGGCGAATGTTGTTTAATTACATTATGTCGATTATCTACCTGCAATCTTGGCCACCGATGTTTGCCATATTGAACTACGCGACCAGCTTTTATTTGCGGGGCAAAACGGGCGGTATGGATTTTAATTTGGCAAACCAAGCCAGTATTCAGCAAATGCACAGTGACATTGGACTCATTGCCGGTTGGTTGTCCATTTCTATCCCGTTTATTGCCCTGGCAATAGTTAAAGGGTTAGGCCCTGCAATTGCACAAGCGGGGAACTACTTGGGGACGGCAATTAACAGCTCGGCGACCGCGACGTCGTCACAAGCGGCGGACGGCAACTGGTCATTCAATAATATGCAAACCGGTAATGTGTCTGGGAATAAATGGGACACCAATGCCAGCTTCCGTGACGGTCAAATGACGCGACAGTTATCGAGCGGGGCAACCAGCACGTTAACCAGTAACGGGCAAGAAGTGGTCGATACCAGCGGAGCAATGTCGCGCATGGCCGTGTCGATTAAGGGCAGTGATGCGATGGTGAGCTCACTCCAGCAAAGTGCGCGTCATGCCAAAGCGACGGCGGCAGCATCAATGAGCGCCTATCAAAGTTCGGTCAACTCGGCTTGGAATCAGGCTAGCCAATTTAGCAAACAGTATGGCAACAGCGCCACGGATTCGACGACAACGGACTCAGGTGTCAGTAGTTCGCAAACGGAAGGGTTCAAAAAGCTCATTAATGCCACGGAAACGCGGGCGAAAAATGACAATATCTCGAATGAAGAAGCTTTCTCGAAACTGGTTAGTGAGAATTTGGATGTGTCCAGCACAATAGGCGGAAAAGCCGAGGGCGGATTCTCTCTCCCTGTCATTGGGGGCGCTCAAGCATACACTGATGGTAATACCCGAGATACCGACAGTACACAAAGCAGTGTTCAAGAACGTGGCGCAAGACATAAGGATGCTCGAAGCGAAGCCAGTTCACAAACGACGCGTGACTTTAATGAAGCGTTGGACATGATCAACAACAGTAAACTGTCTGAAGGGACGAATCGACACGATAATCAGGCAAATTCTGAGGTGGAGCAATTTGGTGCGACATTAAATATTGCGAAGAATCAGTATGAACAGTATTCCCGCAGTACTACAGAAAGCCAAGAGTACAGCGATATGGCCAGCTTTGCACAAAACAACAGTGCGCAGATTGACCGTAACTTAGACCAAGAATTTGCTAGCTACGTGAGGCAAAAGGCCCCGAGTGACGCGGATGAAATTCTGGGTAACACCAGTGATATGCGGGTTGCAAAAGAGCGTGACGCCTTGGCACAATCGTTCGTTAAAGAACGGTTATTGCCGCAGTTGGAAAGCGATTATGCTCAAAATCGTGAGAAAATTGATGCCAAAGACGCGTCAATGTCGACAGGCCATATTCCATCATCCAGTGATTTAATCTCGGAATATCAGTCGAATGATAACCGCATTAAAACCATGAGTACGGATGCGGACATAAAACATGACACAGCTCAAACTGTGCAATCAAAAGAAGCGTTAAATAAAGAGAATATTGCTAATATTAAAGATAAGATTGAAAAAGGAAAAAATGATGTAAATCAGCGTAGAGATGATTTGGAAAATAATTATCATGATGAGATTAGAAAACAAGAAACAAAAATGATAGAGGAACAAGATAAAAAGAAAAAAGCAGGACTTATGGTCGATGATAGTCCAGTGGAAAAAAAGCCTGGCTCCAATGGCATTATGGATCCTAATGATTATTATAAAAAGAATAGTGATTGA
- the traH gene encoding conjugal transfer pilus assembly protein TraH has protein sequence MRNQMVVGLCVSLLVNPMTMASVNSDMNSFFNKLGFEGNATAAQAWQGQAAGYATGGNLFLRSQVKQLQIASFTPPSINAGCGGIDAYLGSFSHINSEQLQQFVKQLMTNGAGYFFDLALQTTVPELKSAKDFLQKMASDINSTNISSCQAAQGIIGGLWPTNTVQSQKICQDIAGETNMFADWAASRQGCTVGGKMNDALNRAPENMKDQVMKNKNLMWEILTKNDFLKNDTELKELVMNLTGTLIFDAKGNVKALIPKVNRQDIIKALMEGGTITLEGCVSTVDCLDIRTKKITIDAKNGLNAMTKTMVEQIQGKLSSDTALSAKEKGFIQSTSIPILRYLVDPMQLNIKASLLPALADYIAYDILLQYLQELIDQAKVAMGSRNYPEEPLKILRENVSEASRQLEALQQMVNTKANVLIELERQMSFLRQQTSSQLQERFQQNYRFHIVNPEQKG, from the coding sequence ATGCGTAATCAGATGGTTGTCGGACTTTGTGTGTCACTGCTTGTTAATCCAATGACGATGGCCAGCGTGAACAGTGACATGAATAGTTTCTTTAATAAGTTAGGCTTTGAAGGGAATGCGACTGCAGCGCAGGCATGGCAAGGGCAAGCTGCAGGGTATGCCACAGGCGGAAACTTATTTCTGCGTAGCCAAGTGAAACAGTTACAAATTGCGTCATTTACACCGCCGTCAATTAATGCCGGTTGTGGCGGTATTGATGCTTACTTAGGGTCGTTCTCCCATATCAACAGTGAACAGCTCCAGCAATTTGTGAAGCAGTTAATGACGAACGGGGCGGGCTATTTCTTTGACTTAGCGCTGCAAACCACTGTACCCGAGTTGAAGTCAGCGAAAGATTTTTTGCAAAAAATGGCGTCCGATATTAACAGTACCAACATTTCATCGTGTCAGGCGGCACAAGGCATTATTGGCGGTCTATGGCCGACCAATACCGTGCAATCACAGAAAATTTGTCAAGATATTGCGGGCGAAACCAACATGTTTGCGGACTGGGCCGCTTCGCGCCAAGGTTGTACGGTTGGCGGTAAGATGAATGATGCGCTTAACCGCGCGCCGGAGAACATGAAAGACCAGGTCATGAAAAACAAAAATCTCATGTGGGAGATTTTAACCAAAAATGATTTTTTGAAAAATGACACGGAACTCAAAGAGTTGGTCATGAACTTAACCGGCACGTTGATTTTTGATGCGAAAGGCAATGTGAAGGCCCTAATCCCGAAAGTGAATCGCCAAGACATTATTAAAGCGTTGATGGAAGGGGGAACCATTACGTTAGAGGGATGCGTGTCGACCGTCGATTGTTTAGATATTCGCACGAAAAAAATCACCATTGACGCTAAAAATGGACTCAATGCGATGACGAAAACGATGGTTGAACAAATCCAAGGCAAGTTAAGCAGTGATACAGCGTTGTCAGCCAAAGAAAAAGGCTTTATTCAAAGTACCTCTATCCCCATTTTACGTTACCTCGTTGACCCAATGCAGCTCAATATTAAAGCCAGTTTATTGCCTGCACTCGCGGACTACATCGCTTACGACATTTTACTGCAGTATCTGCAGGAGCTCATCGACCAAGCGAAAGTCGCCATGGGTAGCCGTAACTACCCGGAAGAGCCGTTAAAAATCTTGCGTGAAAACGTGTCAGAAGCCTCACGCCAACTGGAGGCCCTACAGCAGATGGTCAATACCAAAGCCAATGTGTTGATTGAACTGGAGCGACAAATGAGTTTTTTACGTCAGCAAACCTCCAGTCAGTTGCAAGAGCGTTTTCAGCAGAACTACCGTTTCCACATCGTTAACCCAGAGCAAAAAGGATAG
- a CDS encoding HigA family addiction module antitoxin, which produces MRQFKISHPGEIIARDLADMGISGRRFALNIGVTPATVSRFLSGKTALTPALAIRIAAALGSTPEFWLRLQSAYDLRQLENKIDTSDIILYEEPSDSSEGISKH; this is translated from the coding sequence ATGAGACAGTTTAAAATATCTCACCCAGGTGAAATTATTGCACGAGATTTGGCTGATATGGGGATCAGTGGTCGACGTTTTGCATTAAATATTGGTGTAACGCCAGCAACAGTTTCCCGTTTTTTATCAGGTAAAACGGCATTGACTCCCGCATTGGCAATCCGTATTGCTGCGGCATTAGGTAGTACGCCTGAATTTTGGTTACGTTTACAAAGTGCTTATGATTTACGCCAATTAGAAAATAAAATTGATACGTCCGATATTATCTTGTATGAAGAACCATCAGATAGCTCCGAAGGCATATCGAAACATTAA
- a CDS encoding type II toxin-antitoxin system RelE/ParE family toxin — translation MIKSFKHKGLKQLFEKGNTSGVPAQDAERINDRLQAIDTANDIRELDRQIYKLHPLKGDREGYWSITVRANWRITFQFINGDAYILNYEDYH, via the coding sequence ATGATTAAATCGTTTAAACATAAAGGGTTGAAACAACTTTTTGAAAAGGGGAACACATCCGGTGTTCCAGCTCAAGATGCTGAACGGATCAACGACCGTTTACAAGCAATAGACACCGCTAACGATATTCGTGAATTAGACCGCCAAATTTACAAATTGCACCCACTGAAAGGTGACAGAGAAGGTTATTGGTCAATCACAGTGCGAGCGAATTGGCGCATTACTTTTCAATTCATCAATGGTGATGCTTACATCTTAAATTATGAGGATTATCACTAA
- the trbB gene encoding type-F conjugative transfer system pilin assembly thiol-disulfide isomerase TrbB, which yields MRKAFLLISLLCSAVVNASVLDEIKELEAHKGSKVIEQPSVISETPEPVVPITPEARPYQLPNGKVVNLNDYTLVLFMQSQCPYCHQFDPQFALLSAQMGFKVFPYTLDGQGDMAFPNAIPAPPEVVQTFFGGGLQVLTPSVFLVEVNTLKTYPLLQGLTDMQDVVNRVNSNLMLATQ from the coding sequence ATGAGAAAAGCCTTTCTATTAATCAGCTTATTGTGCTCAGCTGTCGTCAATGCCAGTGTGTTAGATGAGATTAAGGAACTTGAAGCCCATAAAGGTAGTAAGGTGATTGAGCAACCCTCTGTTATATCAGAAACGCCTGAACCTGTTGTTCCCATTACGCCAGAGGCGCGACCTTACCAACTCCCGAATGGCAAAGTGGTCAATTTGAATGATTATACCTTAGTACTGTTTATGCAATCACAATGTCCTTATTGCCACCAGTTTGACCCGCAGTTTGCCTTATTGTCTGCTCAAATGGGATTTAAGGTATTTCCTTATACTTTAGACGGACAGGGGGATATGGCCTTTCCCAATGCGATACCAGCCCCGCCAGAAGTGGTTCAAACATTTTTTGGAGGCGGATTGCAGGTGTTGACGCCGTCGGTTTTTTTAGTGGAGGTCAATACGTTAAAAACCTACCCACTGTTACAAGGACTCACGGATATGCAGGATGTAGTAAACCGTGTAAACAGTAACTTAATGTTAGCCACACAATGA
- the traF gene encoding type-F conjugative transfer system pilin assembly protein TraF, with amino-acid sequence MKWTICYLTLGLWVSFPIVAAEVSTQTHTYVDEPIVGWHWYNEPQPEDEDEEPPPEQIPVASLSPTLQKKVMQALTQEALDTAIMQPSAENAAKYMALQRFWLDQSGLFERSVKKALLHTPSLDYNLEHSHYNSTVPLQLSQLQGKERAAITQLSAQYGLFLFYRGNDPLDNQLASVVDQFAKQHDITLIPVSVDGVRSQYLPQTRPDTGQVAKMGITHFPALFLVDPKSEQYQPLAYGFMTQDALTRRFLEIATDFTPNY; translated from the coding sequence ATGAAATGGACAATCTGTTATCTCACGCTGGGATTATGGGTGTCATTTCCGATAGTCGCGGCTGAAGTATCCACACAGACTCATACCTATGTGGATGAACCGATTGTCGGGTGGCACTGGTATAACGAGCCTCAACCGGAAGACGAGGACGAGGAGCCGCCACCCGAGCAAATCCCAGTTGCCAGTTTGTCGCCGACTTTGCAGAAAAAAGTGATGCAAGCGTTGACCCAAGAGGCGTTAGATACAGCCATCATGCAGCCGTCAGCGGAAAATGCCGCGAAATACATGGCGCTACAGCGTTTTTGGTTAGACCAGTCTGGGTTGTTTGAGCGTTCAGTGAAAAAAGCGCTGCTACACACGCCTTCCCTGGATTACAACTTAGAGCACAGTCATTACAACAGTACCGTGCCGTTACAGCTGTCACAGTTACAAGGAAAAGAGCGGGCGGCCATTACCCAACTGTCTGCACAATACGGTTTATTTCTGTTCTATCGCGGTAATGATCCTTTGGACAATCAACTCGCCAGCGTGGTTGATCAGTTTGCAAAACAGCACGATATCACGCTCATTCCGGTGTCGGTTGACGGCGTTCGCAGTCAATATTTACCACAAACACGACCCGATACGGGGCAGGTTGCCAAAATGGGGATAACCCATTTTCCGGCGTTATTCTTGGTTGACCCGAAAAGTGAGCAATATCAACCGTTGGCGTATGGGTTTATGACACAAGATGCGTTGACCCGCCGGTTCTTAGAGATTGCCACTGACTTTACCCCTAATTATTAA
- a CDS encoding conjugal transfer protein TraN produces MNLRLIVLSCLLLTALSPAADDYNAGSQFASGLKNQGANTLSNTKPNEIIPNYTPNPSESGYYGGVTSGAASGLENAGMKAMTGSDAGKTTTEVMKHRPPDKLDLEAPFLKAGLDMRDKAESESGHITVPCQDVTVDKTEITTHQCERVPAASLACTRTAKITWEEVERWETRTVTILPHQFVFRKGGGSRNSYFTFEFRSPISGVIQTGTLNIWVQDGTLFNRIGEFMKTSIKFWKSEIKTLNAHGIELQENTVVSSGQFSGSGAWAGKITDAIVGRFQGRSATLTLTLTVLVKTKVPSPKIEWVEHCPFDKSEEVKIESQCTEKGGTKTVTVGGKQYDVYSECWQYTDYYAKQAADRGSCGEYMDNPACTVVKTVCTESVAGTCLREQAVFSCQKGLSGTGKMCGVELVCASGECDQIKNDKANSFQKAVSALAAVAAAGEDVAELNDVNVRAFTGKRTTCRKAAAGFNNCCKSGGWGSDVGLAHCDSEEKALGKAKQRKLTVYVGSYCSNNVLGVCLQKKEAYCLFDSKLAKIVQEQGRAGQLRIGFGSAKNSDCRGITVDELQAINFDRLNFADFYADLESGSTIPADQELIDRVKDQIANSLQGQGGQ; encoded by the coding sequence ATGAATCTACGATTGATAGTACTCAGTTGCTTATTATTGACTGCCCTCAGTCCCGCTGCGGATGACTATAACGCGGGCTCGCAATTTGCCAGTGGGCTGAAAAATCAAGGGGCAAACACCCTCAGCAACACTAAACCGAATGAGATTATCCCCAATTATACCCCGAACCCGTCAGAGAGTGGGTATTACGGGGGCGTGACCTCGGGAGCCGCGTCGGGGTTGGAAAACGCGGGCATGAAAGCCATGACGGGATCGGATGCCGGTAAAACCACCACGGAAGTGATGAAACATCGCCCGCCTGACAAGTTGGATTTGGAGGCACCCTTTTTGAAAGCAGGGTTAGACATGCGCGATAAAGCCGAGTCGGAAAGTGGTCACATTACCGTGCCGTGTCAGGATGTGACGGTGGATAAAACGGAAATCACCACCCATCAATGCGAGCGTGTCCCCGCTGCCAGTTTAGCTTGTACGCGTACGGCCAAAATTACGTGGGAAGAGGTAGAAAGGTGGGAGACGCGTACCGTGACAATTTTGCCTCATCAATTTGTGTTTCGAAAAGGTGGAGGTAGTCGAAACAGCTATTTTACCTTTGAATTTCGTTCTCCGATAAGCGGGGTTATCCAAACAGGGACACTCAATATTTGGGTTCAAGATGGGACGTTGTTTAACCGGATAGGGGAGTTTATGAAGACGTCCATCAAGTTCTGGAAAAGTGAAATCAAAACACTGAATGCGCACGGAATAGAGCTGCAGGAAAATACGGTGGTGTCGAGCGGGCAATTTTCGGGGAGCGGTGCGTGGGCGGGTAAAATTACCGATGCAATAGTGGGCCGTTTTCAAGGTAGATCGGCAACGTTAACATTGACCTTGACGGTATTGGTGAAGACAAAAGTTCCATCGCCAAAAATTGAATGGGTAGAGCATTGCCCGTTTGATAAGTCTGAAGAAGTCAAAATTGAGAGCCAATGTACTGAAAAAGGCGGTACAAAAACGGTCACGGTGGGCGGTAAACAGTACGATGTGTACAGTGAGTGTTGGCAATACACCGATTATTACGCCAAGCAAGCGGCTGACAGAGGCAGTTGCGGGGAGTATATGGACAATCCGGCGTGTACAGTGGTCAAAACGGTGTGTACGGAATCAGTCGCTGGAACGTGTTTGCGTGAACAGGCGGTCTTTTCCTGTCAAAAAGGGTTGAGTGGTACGGGGAAAATGTGCGGCGTCGAACTCGTTTGTGCCAGTGGTGAGTGTGACCAAATTAAGAACGACAAGGCCAACAGCTTTCAAAAAGCGGTGTCGGCGTTAGCCGCGGTGGCCGCCGCCGGTGAAGATGTGGCCGAACTCAATGATGTGAATGTGAGAGCCTTTACCGGAAAGCGGACCACTTGCCGCAAAGCGGCGGCAGGATTTAATAACTGCTGTAAAAGTGGCGGGTGGGGAAGCGATGTCGGTTTGGCACATTGTGACAGCGAAGAAAAGGCGCTCGGTAAAGCCAAGCAGAGAAAGCTCACTGTGTATGTCGGGTCGTATTGTTCCAATAACGTATTGGGCGTGTGTCTTCAGAAAAAAGAAGCCTACTGTTTGTTTGATAGTAAGCTGGCCAAAATTGTGCAAGAGCAAGGGCGGGCGGGGCAGCTGCGTATTGGTTTCGGCAGTGCCAAAAACAGCGATTGTCGGGGCATTACCGTCGATGAATTGCAAGCGATTAATTTTGACCGTCTGAACTTTGCTGATTTTTATGCGGACTTGGAATCCGGCTCAACCATTCCGGCCGACCAAGAATTGATTGACCGTGTGAAAGACCAGATAGCCAATAGTCTTCAAGGGCAAGGAGGTCAATGA